Proteins from a single region of Amycolatopsis sp. CA-230715:
- a CDS encoding antitoxin yields the protein MGIDFDELKNKATDALKQHGEKVEQGIDKASDFAKSKFGDHSDKIDSATGKAKDFLNKNKEGGQEGGGEQPPQPPPAPPQ from the coding sequence ATGGGTATCGACTTCGACGAACTGAAGAACAAGGCCACCGACGCGCTGAAGCAGCACGGCGAGAAGGTCGAGCAGGGCATCGACAAGGCGAGCGACTTCGCGAAGTCGAAGTTCGGCGACCACTCGGACAAGATCGACAGCGCCACCGGCAAGGCCAAGGACTTCCTCAACAAGAACAAGGAAGGCGGCCAGGAAGGCGGCGGCGAGCAGCCCCCGCAGCCGCCGCCCGCGCCGCCACAGTGA
- a CDS encoding FUSC family protein: MSKRTDFAAPHWLVQLLRSKREPVPWTRALRAPLALAVPLAVGYAFGNIGLGALASTGALPTVLSEAAGPYRYRLRRLGGATAAAGVGYLIGLLSGASLVATIAAVVLVAAVSALISAAGSNASVAGLQLFVFCVIGTGQHATGVRIEVSLLCFLVGAVWSLSVALAGWTWRATSPERTAVAHVYIELAAMLSATDADTSRAARNQLTTAMNTAYDRLLTARSWLSGRDAAYRKLLNLLSASTPAVEASVAMVNAGRSGPPEAVEYLTSVAARVLADQPVPEPPELDARYHPLQAGLARIPAGASRQRPARVPATARVREWAESLISGPLTWLAALRLSLCVALAEVAGLLLPLERSYWLTLTVGIVLKPDFGSVFGRAVLRGIGTVIGVGIGAAVLGLGAQGWPLVVLIALFATGVAIGKVRNYGVLSAFVTPLIILQMDLSSHGDWSVVVARLVDTVLGCVIVLVFGYLLWPGSMRPRVGGRLADTCETVATYVAQALASTGDLAERSRARRRAYRALADLRTAFQQVVVEPSAAGRQAVAWWPVIAGLERVTDAVTEVVVTVEHGAPRPDESDIGLLTAALTEIAASIREQRDPASLPVPETDQLSGVVDQLTTVFDAVRGPDLAERSPMRLVRRFLPSSRRRS, from the coding sequence GTGAGCAAGCGCACGGACTTCGCCGCCCCGCACTGGCTCGTGCAGTTGCTGCGCAGCAAGCGCGAGCCGGTGCCGTGGACGCGGGCGCTCCGCGCGCCGCTCGCGCTCGCGGTGCCGCTGGCCGTCGGGTACGCGTTCGGGAACATCGGGCTCGGCGCGCTCGCGTCGACGGGCGCGCTGCCCACCGTGCTGTCGGAGGCGGCGGGCCCGTACCGGTACCGCCTGCGACGGCTCGGCGGCGCGACGGCCGCGGCGGGCGTCGGTTACCTGATCGGCCTGCTGAGCGGGGCGAGCCTCGTCGCGACCATCGCGGCCGTGGTGCTGGTGGCCGCGGTGTCCGCGCTGATCAGCGCGGCGGGCAGCAACGCCTCGGTGGCGGGCCTGCAGCTGTTCGTGTTCTGCGTGATCGGCACCGGCCAGCACGCGACCGGGGTCCGTATCGAGGTTTCGCTCCTGTGCTTCCTCGTCGGCGCGGTGTGGAGCCTGTCGGTCGCGCTGGCAGGCTGGACGTGGCGCGCGACGAGCCCCGAGCGCACCGCGGTCGCGCACGTCTACATCGAACTCGCTGCGATGCTCTCGGCGACCGATGCGGACACCTCGCGTGCCGCGCGCAACCAGCTCACCACCGCGATGAACACCGCGTACGACCGGTTGCTGACCGCCCGGTCGTGGCTGTCCGGCCGGGACGCCGCGTACCGCAAGCTGCTGAACCTGCTTTCCGCGTCGACGCCGGCGGTGGAGGCTTCGGTCGCGATGGTCAACGCGGGCCGGTCAGGGCCACCGGAAGCGGTCGAGTACCTCACCTCGGTCGCCGCGCGCGTGCTCGCTGACCAGCCGGTGCCGGAGCCGCCCGAACTCGACGCGCGGTACCACCCGCTGCAGGCGGGGCTGGCGCGGATCCCGGCCGGTGCGTCGCGCCAGCGGCCCGCGCGCGTCCCGGCGACGGCCCGCGTCCGCGAATGGGCCGAGTCGCTGATCTCCGGCCCGCTCACCTGGCTCGCCGCGCTTCGGCTGAGCCTGTGCGTCGCGCTCGCCGAGGTCGCCGGGCTGCTGCTGCCGCTCGAACGCTCCTACTGGCTGACGCTCACCGTCGGCATCGTGCTGAAACCGGACTTCGGGTCGGTGTTCGGGCGCGCCGTGCTGCGCGGCATCGGCACCGTGATCGGGGTCGGCATCGGCGCGGCGGTGCTCGGCCTCGGCGCGCAGGGCTGGCCGCTGGTGGTGCTGATCGCGTTGTTCGCGACGGGCGTGGCGATCGGCAAGGTCCGCAACTACGGCGTGCTCAGCGCGTTCGTGACCCCGTTGATCATCCTCCAGATGGACCTGTCGAGCCACGGCGACTGGTCGGTGGTCGTGGCGCGGCTCGTCGACACGGTCCTCGGCTGCGTGATCGTGCTCGTGTTCGGGTACCTGCTGTGGCCGGGCAGCATGCGGCCCCGGGTCGGCGGCAGGCTCGCGGACACCTGCGAAACCGTCGCGACCTATGTGGCGCAAGCGCTTGCTTCGACCGGTGACCTGGCGGAACGCTCCCGTGCGCGGCGTCGTGCGTACCGCGCGCTCGCCGATCTGCGGACGGCCTTCCAGCAGGTGGTGGTCGAGCCGTCGGCGGCGGGGCGGCAGGCGGTGGCGTGGTGGCCGGTGATCGCCGGGCTGGAACGCGTGACGGACGCGGTGACCGAGGTCGTGGTGACCGTCGAGCACGGCGCGCCGAGACCGGACGAGAGCGATATCGGACTGCTCACGGCCGCGCTGACCGAGATCGCGGCTTCGATCCGCGAGCAACGGGATCCGGCGTCGCTGCCGGTGCCGGAAACCGACCAGCTCTCCGGCGTGGTGGACCAGCTGACCACCGTGTTCGACGCGGTGCGCGGGCCCGATCTCGCGGAGCGGTCGCCGATGCGCCTGGTGCGCCGGTTCCTCCCGTCCTCGCGCCGGCGGTCCTGA
- a CDS encoding thioesterase II family protein → MTGNDDAALWIRRFHPAPDAPVRLVCLPHAGGSASYFFPVSRSLSPQVDVLAVQYPGRQDRRHEKCIDTVAGLADAITPLLDAWNDRPLALFGHSMGASIAFEVALRLEQRGTFPVKLFASGRRAPSKFRDERVHERDDEGLIKEIKALSGTDSQVLDDDEILRSVLPAIRADYRAAELYRFEFSDGGPKLRTPIHALIGDSDPKATIDEVRAWNDHTTGDFTLDTYAGGHFYLNDHAPKVIDTISRTLSR, encoded by the coding sequence GTGACAGGCAACGACGACGCGGCGCTGTGGATCCGGCGGTTCCACCCGGCGCCGGACGCCCCCGTGCGCCTGGTGTGCCTGCCGCACGCCGGTGGGTCGGCGAGCTACTTCTTCCCGGTCTCGCGCTCGCTGTCGCCGCAGGTCGACGTCCTCGCCGTGCAGTACCCGGGACGGCAGGACCGCAGGCACGAGAAGTGCATCGACACCGTGGCGGGGCTCGCCGACGCGATCACGCCGCTGCTCGACGCGTGGAACGACCGGCCGCTGGCGCTGTTCGGCCACAGCATGGGCGCGTCGATCGCGTTCGAGGTCGCGCTCCGCCTCGAACAGCGGGGCACTTTTCCGGTGAAGCTGTTCGCCTCCGGCCGCCGCGCGCCGTCGAAGTTCCGCGACGAGCGGGTGCACGAACGCGACGACGAGGGCCTGATCAAGGAGATCAAAGCGCTGTCCGGCACGGATTCGCAGGTGCTCGACGACGACGAGATCCTCCGCTCGGTGCTCCCCGCGATCCGCGCCGACTACCGGGCAGCCGAGCTCTACCGCTTCGAATTCTCCGACGGCGGCCCGAAGCTGCGAACCCCTATCCACGCGCTGATCGGCGACTCGGACCCGAAGGCGACGATCGACGAAGTACGGGCCTGGAACGACCACACGACCGGCGATTTCACGCTGGACACCTACGCGGGCGGGCACTTCTACCTGAACGACCACGCGCCCAAGGTCATCGACACCATCTCGCGCACGCTTTCGCGCTGA
- a CDS encoding SRPBCC family protein codes for MARKFSFEVNRTSSAPPERLFALVADGARWSDWAKPLIIQSGWARAAERPGDIGAIRSVGLWPVLLREETVEYEQDRKHSYRFAGFAPVKDYLGVVTFTPNSSGGTDVRWSGSFSEKAPGTGAPALAAFRTVIRFLSARLVKAAER; via the coding sequence ATGGCACGGAAGTTCTCGTTCGAGGTCAACCGCACCAGCAGCGCGCCGCCGGAGCGGTTGTTCGCGCTCGTGGCCGACGGCGCGCGCTGGTCGGACTGGGCGAAACCGCTGATCATCCAGTCGGGCTGGGCACGCGCGGCGGAACGTCCCGGCGACATCGGGGCGATCAGGTCGGTCGGGCTGTGGCCGGTGCTGCTGCGCGAAGAAACCGTGGAGTACGAACAGGATCGCAAGCACTCCTACCGGTTCGCGGGCTTCGCGCCGGTGAAGGACTACCTCGGCGTCGTCACGTTCACGCCGAACTCCTCCGGCGGGACGGACGTGCGCTGGTCCGGTTCGTTCAGCGAGAAGGCGCCCGGTACCGGCGCCCCGGCGCTCGCCGCGTTCCGGACCGTCATCCGGTTCCTGTCCGCCCGGCTGGTGAAGGCCGCCGAGCGGTAA
- a CDS encoding acyl-CoA carboxylase subunit beta: protein MTLLASDTATTEAPPDFRAPAHRLAQLLDDGSAVPLPGEDNEGVHAVRGRIGGSPVVAFCTDATKMGGALGLAGSQRIVETIDIAVRDRCPVIGLWHSGGARLADGVESMHGVGRMFAAMTRASGKVPQISVVLGPAAGAAAYGPALTDVVIMAPAGRVFITGPDVVRSVTGEQIDMEGLGGPDAHGRRSGVVHITAESEPAAYDRARLLTGYFAKPGLFDMQAARERRDLAAHLPESPRRAYDVHPLLKSLLDDPERSEFLELQPKWAPNMVVGFGRLSGRSIGIVANNPLRKGGCLDSLSAEKASRFVRLCDSFGIPLLVVVDVPGYLPGVGQEWDGVVRRGAKLLHAFAEAVVPRVTLITRKSYGGAYIAMNSRSLGATNVFAWPESEVAVMGAEAAVEVLYRKKLKAAAPEDVEALRASFIAEHKENAGGVARAMALGVVDEVIEPAETRHRITAALAAAPAGRGHHGNIPL from the coding sequence ATGACACTTTTGGCCAGTGACACCGCAACCACCGAGGCTCCGCCGGACTTCCGCGCGCCCGCGCACCGCCTGGCGCAGCTGCTCGACGACGGTTCGGCGGTACCGCTTCCCGGCGAGGACAACGAGGGCGTGCACGCGGTGCGCGGCCGCATCGGCGGCAGCCCGGTCGTCGCGTTCTGCACCGACGCCACCAAGATGGGCGGCGCGCTCGGCCTCGCCGGGTCGCAGCGGATCGTGGAAACCATCGACATCGCGGTGCGCGACCGCTGCCCGGTGATCGGGCTGTGGCACTCCGGCGGCGCGAGGCTCGCCGACGGCGTCGAGTCGATGCACGGCGTCGGCCGGATGTTCGCCGCGATGACCAGGGCTTCGGGGAAGGTGCCGCAGATTTCGGTGGTGCTCGGCCCCGCCGCGGGTGCCGCGGCCTACGGGCCCGCGCTCACCGACGTGGTGATCATGGCCCCGGCCGGCCGGGTGTTCATCACCGGTCCGGACGTGGTGCGCAGCGTGACCGGCGAGCAGATCGACATGGAGGGCCTCGGCGGGCCGGACGCGCACGGGCGCCGGTCCGGCGTCGTGCACATCACCGCCGAGTCCGAACCGGCCGCCTACGACCGCGCGCGCCTGCTCACCGGCTACTTCGCCAAACCGGGCCTGTTCGACATGCAGGCCGCGCGCGAGCGCCGCGACCTCGCCGCGCACCTGCCCGAATCGCCGCGCCGCGCCTACGACGTGCACCCGCTGCTCAAGTCCCTTTTGGACGATCCGGAGCGCAGCGAGTTCCTCGAACTGCAGCCGAAATGGGCGCCGAACATGGTGGTCGGCTTCGGCAGGCTGTCCGGCAGGTCGATCGGCATCGTCGCGAACAACCCGCTGCGCAAGGGCGGCTGCCTCGATTCGCTGTCGGCGGAGAAGGCGTCGCGGTTCGTGCGGCTGTGCGACTCGTTCGGCATCCCGCTGCTGGTCGTGGTGGACGTGCCGGGTTATCTGCCCGGTGTCGGCCAGGAATGGGACGGCGTGGTGCGCCGCGGCGCGAAGCTGCTGCACGCGTTCGCCGAGGCGGTGGTCCCCCGCGTCACGCTGATCACCAGGAAGTCCTACGGCGGCGCCTACATCGCGATGAACTCGCGCTCGCTCGGCGCGACGAACGTGTTCGCGTGGCCGGAGTCCGAGGTGGCCGTGATGGGCGCCGAGGCGGCGGTGGAAGTGTTGTACCGCAAGAAGCTCAAGGCAGCGGCCCCCGAGGATGTGGAGGCGCTGCGCGCTTCGTTCATCGCCGAGCACAAGGAGAACGCGGGCGGGGTCGCGCGCGCGATGGCGCTCGGCGTCGTCGACGAGGTGATCGAACCGGCCGAGACGCGGCACCGGATCACCGCCGCGCTGGCCGCGGCGCCCGCCGGGCGCGGGCACCACGGCAACATCCCGCTCTGA
- a CDS encoding prephenate dehydrogenase has protein sequence MIGLGLIGGSVLRAASAVGRTVWGATSSEGDAAAARADGYDVMEVDQALRRASDRDALVVLAVPLPAIEPVLRQVAESAPTAALTDVTSVKGPVLDSVRRFVPAARFVGGHPMAGTAESGWRAGNAALFGGSAWVACVEEDTDLGIWAEVAQLALDLGAHVVPIPADSHDETVARISHLPHLLAAVLASVGAQGGPLAMSLAAGSYTDGTRVAGTRPELVRAMTEGNRHALLPILDEALGRLGAMRGSLASTGGLAVTINAGHEGAQTLAATRDVHRAGVRVNLGAPNAREGLCALGERGGRVTSLAGDTAIGEVN, from the coding sequence GTGATCGGCCTCGGCTTGATCGGCGGCTCCGTGCTGCGCGCCGCCTCGGCGGTCGGCAGGACGGTTTGGGGTGCGACCTCCTCCGAGGGGGACGCGGCCGCCGCGCGCGCCGACGGCTACGACGTCATGGAAGTCGACCAGGCGCTGCGGCGCGCCAGCGACCGGGACGCGCTGGTCGTGCTCGCCGTGCCGCTGCCCGCGATCGAGCCGGTGCTCCGCCAGGTCGCCGAGAGCGCCCCGACCGCCGCGCTGACCGACGTCACCAGCGTCAAGGGCCCGGTGCTCGACTCGGTGCGCCGCTTCGTCCCCGCGGCGCGGTTCGTCGGCGGCCACCCGATGGCGGGTACCGCGGAATCGGGCTGGCGCGCGGGTAACGCGGCGCTGTTCGGCGGGTCGGCGTGGGTGGCCTGCGTGGAGGAGGACACCGATCTCGGCATCTGGGCCGAGGTCGCGCAGCTCGCGCTGGACCTCGGCGCGCACGTCGTGCCGATCCCCGCCGACTCCCACGACGAAACCGTCGCCAGGATCTCCCACCTGCCGCATCTGCTCGCCGCGGTGCTGGCTTCGGTCGGCGCGCAGGGCGGCCCCCTCGCGATGTCGCTCGCCGCGGGCTCCTACACCGACGGCACGCGCGTCGCGGGCACCCGGCCGGAGCTCGTGCGCGCGATGACCGAAGGCAACCGCCACGCGCTGCTGCCCATCCTGGACGAGGCGCTCGGCAGGCTGGGCGCGATGCGCGGCTCGCTCGCGTCGACCGGCGGCCTCGCCGTCACGATCAACGCGGGCCACGAAGGCGCGCAAACGCTTGCCGCCACGCGTGACGTGCACCGCGCGGGCGTCAGGGTGAACCTCGGCGCGCCGAACGCCCGCGAAGGGCTCTGCGCGCTCGGCGAACGCGGCGGCCGGGTCACCTCGCTGGCAGGCGACACCGCCATCGGCGAAGTGAATTAG